Proteins encoded by one window of Flagellimonas lutaonensis:
- a CDS encoding RluA family pseudouridine synthase, which translates to MVQRSNSENLQVLYEDNHLIVVNKRPGDIVQGDKTRDTSLSEITKEYLKTKYQKPGNVFLGVAHRLDRPTSGAVVFARTSKALTRLNKLFAEGETKKTYWAVVQKAPEKESGTLVHWLVRNPKQNKSYAHEKEVPNSKKAVLHYTLLKRLDNYFLLKISLETGRHHQIRAQLSAVGCTIKGDLKYGAARSNKDGSIHLHARELSFVHPVRKETVSFTAAPPDDPVWNACL; encoded by the coding sequence ATGGTCCAACGATCCAATTCGGAAAACCTTCAAGTTCTTTATGAAGACAACCATTTGATTGTGGTCAACAAACGCCCGGGCGATATCGTTCAGGGCGACAAAACCAGGGATACCTCCCTTTCAGAAATCACAAAAGAGTATCTGAAAACCAAATACCAGAAACCGGGAAATGTCTTTCTGGGAGTGGCACACCGACTGGATAGGCCCACATCTGGGGCAGTTGTATTTGCCAGAACCTCTAAAGCATTGACCCGCCTCAACAAACTGTTCGCCGAAGGCGAGACGAAAAAAACCTACTGGGCCGTGGTGCAAAAGGCCCCTGAAAAAGAAAGCGGCACCCTTGTACACTGGCTGGTTCGCAACCCTAAGCAAAACAAATCGTATGCCCATGAAAAAGAGGTGCCCAATAGTAAAAAGGCAGTGTTGCACTATACCTTGCTCAAGCGCTTAGACAATTATTTTCTGTTGAAAATATCATTGGAAACTGGTCGCCACCATCAGATACGGGCGCAACTGTCTGCCGTTGGCTGTACCATCAAGGGCGACCTCAAGTACGGCGCAGCTAGAAGCAACAAAGATGGCAGCATTCACCTGCACGCACGAGAACTGTCTTTCGTGCATCCTGTGAGAAAAGAAACGGTGAGTTTTACCGCCGCCCCGCCTGATGACCCGGTGTGGAATGCCTGTTTATGA
- a CDS encoding DUF4252 domain-containing protein — translation MHKYPICLFALFLFSCGSYTSIDNFYEKHKNDPQVTAIRVPQFMFSVISEISPEMESLVGNTKDLRYMQFPSRTEAQSSFLNNQMNSFTSNPSFIEVFRKNDELKRNVVAVREKKDVVKEILVYNNDNLTGSFLNFRGNFDPVKVHELAKSNVFQKFSDGLVPQFNLQTPGISND, via the coding sequence ATGCACAAGTACCCGATCTGCCTATTTGCGTTGTTTCTCTTCTCTTGCGGAAGCTATACCTCCATCGACAACTTTTACGAAAAACACAAGAACGACCCACAGGTCACGGCCATTCGCGTACCGCAATTTATGTTTTCGGTGATAAGCGAGATATCGCCCGAAATGGAATCGTTGGTGGGCAACACCAAAGACCTTCGCTATATGCAGTTTCCCAGCAGAACAGAGGCGCAGTCATCGTTTCTGAACAACCAGATGAACAGTTTTACTTCAAATCCCTCTTTTATTGAGGTGTTTCGTAAAAACGATGAGTTGAAAAGAAATGTCGTAGCGGTTCGCGAGAAAAAAGACGTGGTCAAAGAGATATTGGTCTATAACAATGACAACCTGACCGGTTCGTTTTTAAACTTTCGGGGCAATTTTGACCCGGTAAAAGTGCATGAACTGGCCAAAAGCAATGTGTTTCAAAAATTCTCCGATGGCCTTGTGCCACAGTTCAATTTGCAGACCCCCGGCATTTCAAATGACTAA
- a CDS encoding 2-isopropylmalate synthase: MSKDKVQIFDTTLRDGEQVPGCKLDTKQKLVIAERLDELGVDVIEAGFPISSPGDFQSVHEIAKLVKNATVCGLTRSVKKDIEVAAEAIKVAKKPRIHTGIGTSDSHIKFKFNSNREDILERAVAAVKYAKSFVEDVEFYAEDAGRTDNDYLARVCEAVIKAGATVLNIPDTTGYCLPEEYGAKMKYLKENVKGIDKAILSCHCHNDLGLATANSISGVINGARQIECTINGIGERAGNTSLEEVVMILKQHPYLNLDTNINTRLLYDTSRMVSEKMGMPVQPNKAIVGTNAFAHSSGIHQDGVIKKRETYEIIDPKDVGVSESSIVLTARSGRAALAYRAKKVGYELTKLQLDAVYENFLRFADRKKEIVDEDIHEILETSKIDIKSLA, translated from the coding sequence ATGAGTAAAGATAAGGTACAAATTTTTGACACCACCCTTAGGGACGGTGAGCAGGTTCCAGGATGCAAATTGGACACCAAACAAAAACTTGTCATTGCTGAAAGACTTGATGAACTTGGGGTCGATGTCATCGAGGCGGGGTTCCCCATTTCAAGTCCCGGTGATTTTCAATCGGTGCACGAAATTGCCAAACTGGTCAAAAATGCAACGGTTTGTGGCCTTACGCGCTCTGTAAAGAAAGATATAGAAGTGGCCGCCGAAGCTATCAAGGTGGCCAAGAAACCCCGCATACACACGGGTATCGGCACCTCTGATTCACACATAAAATTCAAGTTCAACTCGAACCGTGAGGATATTCTGGAGCGGGCAGTTGCCGCGGTCAAGTATGCCAAGTCATTTGTGGAAGATGTTGAATTCTATGCGGAGGATGCCGGCCGTACCGACAACGATTACCTTGCAAGGGTCTGTGAAGCCGTCATCAAGGCGGGGGCCACTGTGCTCAATATTCCCGATACAACAGGGTATTGTCTGCCCGAGGAATATGGTGCTAAAATGAAGTATTTGAAAGAAAACGTCAAAGGTATTGACAAGGCCATACTTTCGTGCCATTGCCACAACGATCTAGGGCTGGCCACCGCCAACTCCATCTCAGGGGTCATAAATGGTGCGCGACAAATTGAATGCACCATCAACGGCATCGGTGAAAGGGCCGGTAACACCTCGTTGGAAGAAGTGGTGATGATCTTAAAGCAACATCCTTACTTGAATTTAGACACGAACATCAATACGCGCTTGTTGTACGATACCAGTAGAATGGTCTCTGAAAAAATGGGCATGCCCGTTCAGCCGAACAAGGCCATTGTGGGCACAAATGCCTTTGCCCACAGTTCGGGTATCCACCAAGATGGGGTCATAAAAAAAAGGGAAACCTACGAAATCATCGACCCAAAAGATGTGGGCGTAAGCGAATCATCCATTGTACTAACCGCCAGAAGCGGTAGGGCCGCCTTGGCATATCGTGCCAAAAAGGTGGGCTACGAACTCACCAAGCTACAACTTGATGCGGTCTATGAGAACTTCTTGCGTTTCGCCGACCGCAAAAAGGAAATTGTCGATGAAGACATTCACGAAATTTTGGAAACCAGTAAGATCGATATAAAAAGCCTTGCTTGA
- a CDS encoding nuclear transport factor 2 family protein, translated as MKRYFTVALFFFFAFAMGQEAQPFEKDKMAVKKTIETFFEAFHAQDSVTLRNLVADDIVLQTTARNQEGKTIFRTQDFGAFLRSIVSIPDSVAFEEKLTSWSIQVDRTMANAWVGYEFWLNGNFSHCGINSFQLINFDGEWKIIYLIDTRGRAGCLEEE; from the coding sequence ATGAAACGCTATTTTACGGTGGCCTTGTTTTTCTTTTTTGCCTTTGCCATGGGCCAAGAGGCGCAACCCTTTGAAAAAGACAAAATGGCCGTCAAGAAGACCATCGAAACTTTTTTTGAGGCTTTTCATGCACAAGACTCGGTTACACTTAGAAACCTGGTGGCCGACGACATTGTTTTGCAGACCACCGCACGCAACCAAGAGGGCAAAACCATTTTTCGCACACAGGATTTTGGGGCATTCTTGAGATCGATCGTCAGCATTCCCGATAGTGTGGCCTTTGAGGAAAAACTCACCTCATGGTCGATACAGGTCGATAGAACCATGGCGAACGCCTGGGTGGGCTATGAGTTTTGGCTGAACGGTAACTTTAGCCATTGCGGCATCAACTCATTTCAGCTCATCAATTTTGATGGGGAATGGAAAATCATCTACCTTATCGATACCCGGGGCAGGGCAGGGTGTTTGGAGGAGGAATAA
- a CDS encoding peroxiredoxin family protein, which produces MKKTIFFLAAIATVLYSCAGEDEKGLKTGSWWGKLQVSDSEQLPFTFEVIKGDDNGYLFEIRNADERIMVDEIVLKGDSVHIQMPVFEGYVAGTFTEDRIEGSFIKESLDRIVPFAATHGDRPRFEVRKAPITNISGVWEAIFDYDTDTPYDAKGIFVQNEEKVTGTFRTTTGDYRYLEGVVDGDSLYLSTFDGAHAFLFAAKVSDSTLNGLFYSGNHSVEKFKAIRNEAYELPHADSLTYLKEGYDRFDFSFPDTNGNMVSLSDEQFKNKVVLVQIMGTWCPNCLDETRFYVDYLKNNPHEDLKVIALAFEYAKTEEKAIKAIERLKERVGVTYPVLLAQYGTSSKTKANEKLPMLNHVLSYPTTIYIDKEGKVQKIHTGFNGPATGEKYEEFKRGFKETVNRLLSQSE; this is translated from the coding sequence ATGAAAAAGACGATATTTTTTCTTGCGGCAATCGCAACGGTACTGTACTCATGTGCGGGTGAAGATGAGAAGGGGCTCAAAACCGGTTCGTGGTGGGGAAAATTGCAGGTCTCTGACAGCGAGCAGCTTCCGTTTACCTTTGAAGTGATAAAAGGGGATGACAACGGATACCTGTTTGAAATCAGAAATGCCGATGAGCGCATCATGGTTGATGAAATAGTCCTCAAGGGAGATTCCGTCCATATACAAATGCCCGTATTTGAAGGATACGTAGCGGGCACTTTTACAGAAGACCGTATTGAAGGAAGCTTCATCAAAGAAAGCCTGGACCGAATAGTACCTTTTGCGGCCACGCATGGCGACAGGCCACGTTTTGAAGTACGTAAGGCACCAATCACAAATATTTCTGGCGTATGGGAAGCCATTTTTGACTATGATACCGATACCCCCTACGACGCAAAGGGCATTTTTGTACAGAACGAAGAAAAAGTTACGGGAACCTTTCGCACCACGACCGGTGACTATCGATACCTAGAGGGAGTGGTAGATGGTGATAGCCTATACCTTTCGACCTTTGATGGGGCCCATGCCTTTCTGTTCGCGGCCAAGGTAAGTGACAGTACCCTGAACGGACTGTTCTACTCGGGCAACCATTCGGTAGAAAAGTTCAAAGCCATACGCAACGAGGCTTACGAACTGCCCCATGCCGACAGCTTGACCTATTTGAAAGAGGGCTACGATCGTTTCGATTTTTCGTTCCCCGACACCAATGGAAATATGGTCAGCCTAAGTGATGAGCAGTTCAAGAACAAGGTAGTGTTGGTTCAGATAATGGGAACGTGGTGCCCAAATTGTTTGGATGAAACCCGATTCTATGTGGATTATCTTAAAAACAACCCTCATGAAGACTTAAAAGTAATTGCCCTTGCCTTTGAATATGCCAAGACTGAAGAAAAGGCCATAAAGGCCATTGAGCGCTTAAAAGAAAGGGTAGGGGTAACGTATCCGGTATTATTGGCCCAGTACGGTACCTCAAGTAAGACCAAGGCGAACGAAAAATTGCCCATGCTCAACCACGTGCTGTCTTACCCCACCACCATTTACATTGATAAAGAGGGCAAGGTACAGAAGATTCACACAGGGTTCAACGGGCCGGCCACGGGCGAAAAGTACGAAGAGTTCAAAAGAGGGTTCAAAGAAACAGTAAATCGACTGCTTTCACAAAGCGAGTAA
- a CDS encoding IS256 family transposase, protein MKKEELFNDDFLKQFKTGDELNGFLKELQKRGIEKMLEGELDGHLDYQRHQRSSNANKRNGHSKKKVRTSFGESEIAVPRDRDASFNPMIVPKRGNMIDGLENIIVSLYAKGMSVSDIEEQIREAYGFDVSTSTISRITEKVAADITAWQNRPLEPVYLIVWMDGIVFKVRESSKVVNKTVYVAVGLRRDGKKEVLGLWLGKNESAAFWMSVLTDMKARGTEDILITATDNLNGFTDTTKNVFPESKTQICVVHQIRNACRYVVWKDKKAFTSDMKGIYNAPNEKAAKAALEDFAQKWEGKYSYAIRSWRDNWDELTVFYEFPVEIRKIIYTTNLIENLNGKIRKYTKNKLSFPTDDAVMKSVYLAVREATKKWSMPIRNWGIILNQFLTIYEKRVRL, encoded by the coding sequence ATGAAGAAAGAAGAATTGTTCAACGACGATTTTCTGAAACAGTTCAAGACCGGGGACGAGCTCAACGGTTTTCTGAAGGAACTCCAAAAACGCGGCATCGAGAAGATGCTCGAGGGCGAGCTCGACGGCCACCTGGACTATCAAAGGCACCAGCGTTCGTCCAATGCCAACAAGCGCAACGGGCATTCCAAGAAGAAGGTAAGGACTTCCTTCGGGGAATCCGAGATAGCCGTTCCCAGGGATAGGGATGCCAGTTTCAACCCGATGATAGTCCCCAAGCGGGGCAACATGATCGACGGGCTTGAAAATATAATTGTATCGCTCTATGCCAAGGGCATGTCGGTCAGTGACATAGAGGAGCAGATACGGGAGGCCTACGGGTTCGATGTCTCCACCTCCACCATATCGCGTATCACCGAAAAGGTGGCCGCCGACATCACGGCATGGCAGAACCGTCCCCTGGAACCGGTCTATCTGATCGTATGGATGGACGGCATCGTCTTCAAGGTCAGGGAATCCTCCAAGGTCGTCAACAAGACCGTGTACGTGGCCGTAGGCTTGCGAAGGGACGGGAAAAAGGAGGTACTCGGCCTGTGGCTGGGCAAGAACGAGTCCGCCGCTTTCTGGATGTCCGTCCTTACCGACATGAAGGCCCGTGGCACCGAGGACATCCTGATCACGGCCACCGACAACCTGAACGGCTTTACCGATACCACCAAGAACGTCTTCCCCGAATCCAAGACCCAGATATGCGTGGTGCACCAGATCCGCAACGCATGCCGCTACGTGGTCTGGAAGGACAAAAAGGCCTTTACCTCGGACATGAAGGGCATCTACAACGCCCCCAACGAGAAGGCCGCCAAGGCCGCCCTGGAGGACTTCGCGCAGAAATGGGAGGGCAAGTACTCCTATGCCATAAGGAGCTGGAGGGACAACTGGGACGAACTGACCGTGTTCTACGAGTTCCCTGTGGAGATACGCAAGATTATCTATACCACCAACCTTATCGAGAACCTGAACGGGAAGATACGCAAGTACACCAAGAACAAGCTGTCCTTCCCGACCGACGACGCCGTGATGAAATCCGTATATTTGGCCGTAAGGGAGGCCACCAAAAAATGGTCTATGCCCATCAGGAACTGGGGCATAATCCTGAACCAGTTCCTTACGATCTATGAAAAAAGGGTCAGACTTTAA
- a CDS encoding fasciclin domain-containing protein — MRSPHLTVFLTVFCLLTLCVTAQKPVLSAIPAHVYPTSEKTLLESASSSKEHRILTAALKAADLDCVLDGQGPFTIFAPSDKAFSKLSEEKIDELLRPENKKALKALLTYHIVAGEISASKILLALCRGEGRATFTTVQGKKLFATIKGSDIVLIDAFGNRATITKADSKQQNGIIHVIDNVVVPTKI, encoded by the coding sequence ATGAGAAGCCCACATCTTACGGTCTTTTTGACTGTATTTTGCCTACTTACCTTATGTGTTACTGCCCAAAAGCCGGTGCTTTCGGCCATACCTGCACACGTTTATCCGACCTCTGAAAAAACATTGCTTGAGAGCGCCTCGTCCTCGAAAGAGCATAGAATTTTGACAGCGGCCTTGAAGGCAGCAGACCTCGACTGCGTGCTCGATGGGCAAGGGCCCTTCACGATTTTTGCTCCGTCTGATAAGGCCTTTTCAAAATTGTCGGAAGAAAAAATTGACGAATTGCTTCGGCCCGAGAATAAAAAGGCCTTGAAAGCATTATTGACCTACCATATTGTTGCCGGTGAGATATCCGCTTCCAAAATTTTGTTGGCACTCTGCCGCGGGGAGGGAAGAGCTACCTTTACCACTGTACAGGGCAAAAAGCTATTTGCCACCATTAAAGGGTCCGATATTGTTTTGATCGATGCCTTTGGCAACCGTGCCACCATTACCAAAGCCGATTCTAAACAGCAAAACGGCATCATTCACGTAATAGACAATGTCGTGGTGCCCACAAAAATCTAA
- the panB gene encoding 3-methyl-2-oxobutanoate hydroxymethyltransferase: protein MSTAKKEYKRITVKSLYEMKQNGEKISMLTAYDYSMAKIIDSAKVDVILVGDSASNVMAGHETTLPITLDQMIYHASSVIRAVNRALVVVDIPFGSYQSDPKEALRSAIRIMKESGAHAIKIEGGIEIKESAKRILNAGIPVMGHLGLTPQSIYKFGTYTVRAKEEQEAEKLMEDAKLLEKIGCFAIVLEKIPAKLAEKVAKSVRIPIIGIGAGGGVDGQVLVVHDLLGMTHEFNPRFLRRYMNLYEEMGSAISRYVNDVKSLDFPSEDEQY from the coding sequence ATGTCCACAGCCAAAAAAGAGTACAAGCGGATTACCGTCAAGTCGCTTTACGAGATGAAGCAGAACGGCGAGAAAATTTCAATGTTGACAGCCTATGACTATTCCATGGCAAAAATCATAGATTCGGCAAAGGTAGATGTGATCTTGGTGGGCGATTCGGCCAGTAACGTAATGGCGGGCCACGAGACCACCCTGCCCATTACCCTTGACCAAATGATCTACCATGCCTCTTCGGTGATCAGGGCGGTAAACCGGGCCCTAGTGGTGGTGGATATTCCCTTTGGAAGTTACCAGAGCGACCCCAAAGAAGCCCTGCGCTCGGCCATACGCATCATGAAAGAAAGTGGTGCCCACGCCATCAAAATTGAAGGGGGCATCGAAATCAAAGAGTCTGCCAAACGCATTCTGAACGCTGGCATACCCGTAATGGGGCACTTGGGCCTTACCCCGCAGTCGATTTACAAGTTCGGTACCTATACCGTTCGGGCCAAAGAAGAGCAAGAAGCCGAAAAACTGATGGAAGATGCCAAATTGTTGGAGAAAATAGGATGTTTTGCCATCGTGCTTGAGAAGATACCGGCCAAGCTTGCCGAAAAAGTGGCCAAGAGCGTGCGAATACCCATCATCGGAATCGGCGCCGGTGGCGGGGTCGACGGACAGGTTTTGGTGGTTCACGACCTGCTCGGAATGACCCACGAGTTCAACCCCAGGTTTTTACGGCGCTATATGAACCTTTACGAAGAGATGGGCAGCGCCATTTCACGCTATGTGAACGATGTTAAGAGCCTCGATTTCCCCAGTGAGGACGAACAATATTGA
- the pheT gene encoding phenylalanine--tRNA ligase subunit beta, producing the protein MKISYNWLKQFLKLDWDADRTAELLTNLGLEVEGITDFESIAGGLKGVVVGQVLECKKHPNADRLKLTKVDIGQKEPVQIVCGAPNVATGQKVPVATVGTTLFSAEGEPWQIKKGKIRGEESHGMICAEDELGLGDKHDGIMVLSDDLKPGTPCSKVFEVEHDKIFEIGLTPNRSDAMSHYGVARDLRAGLERLEIKKELITPSTSNFAVDNRSLKIDVEVVDSQLAPRYCGVTISNILVQESPNWLKNRLKSIGITPKNNVVDITNYVLHELGQPLHAFDAAKIKGNKIEVKTLPSGTKFVTLDEVERELHPEDLMICDAEKPMCIAGVFGGIHSGVTNDTTAIFLESAYFDPVSIRKTAKRHGLSTDASFRFERGIDINLTEYALKRAALLIKEIAGGEISSDLIDLYPKKTEDNQVFLRFEKIDNLIGEEIPRDTIKSILASLEIKVNNVTESGLGLTIPSYRTDVEREVDVIEEILRVYGYNNIGIKEKLTSSIIKSSKYDNHRLQKIIGDVLTNMGFYEIMTNSLVAAGTVDYIQAGQPVEMLNPLSADLSVLRPTMIYSGLQAIEYNSNRQQHNLRFFEFGKTYHKTAKGQTEQQHLALYLTGNRYGSTWTQTEAKSDFFFLKGIVEAILERLGFQQLQAVPPTTENLSEGLTFKADNVALVTFGTLKDAILEHFDLKQEVLFADFDWDTILQKLPKKQITFKGIPKFPAVKRDMALLLDEGIAFDKIYQLALKTEKKLLKEVALFDVYKGKNIPAGKKSYAVSFTLLDEKKTLTDKHIDKIMGNLQEVFKKELGAEIR; encoded by the coding sequence ATGAAGATTTCGTACAACTGGCTGAAACAGTTCTTGAAACTGGACTGGGATGCAGACAGAACGGCAGAATTGCTGACCAACCTAGGACTTGAAGTTGAGGGAATCACCGATTTTGAATCCATTGCAGGGGGTTTGAAGGGAGTGGTCGTGGGCCAAGTGTTGGAATGCAAAAAACACCCCAACGCCGATCGTTTGAAATTGACCAAGGTTGATATCGGCCAGAAAGAGCCTGTTCAGATAGTTTGCGGGGCTCCCAACGTGGCCACCGGGCAGAAAGTGCCCGTAGCAACTGTTGGCACTACCCTTTTCTCTGCCGAAGGCGAGCCTTGGCAGATCAAAAAGGGTAAAATTCGTGGAGAGGAAAGCCATGGTATGATCTGTGCCGAAGACGAATTGGGCCTTGGCGATAAGCACGACGGCATCATGGTGTTGAGCGACGACTTAAAACCAGGTACCCCATGTAGCAAAGTTTTCGAGGTCGAACATGACAAGATATTCGAGATAGGCCTCACCCCCAACCGGTCAGATGCCATGAGCCATTATGGTGTGGCCCGCGACCTAAGGGCCGGACTGGAACGCTTAGAGATAAAAAAGGAGCTCATTACCCCGTCAACCAGCAATTTCGCTGTTGACAATAGATCTCTCAAAATCGATGTCGAGGTGGTTGACAGCCAATTGGCGCCCCGTTATTGTGGGGTTACCATCAGTAATATTTTGGTGCAAGAATCGCCCAACTGGCTAAAAAATAGGCTAAAGTCCATTGGGATTACACCCAAGAACAATGTCGTCGATATCACCAATTACGTGCTGCACGAATTGGGGCAGCCCTTGCACGCTTTTGATGCAGCGAAGATAAAGGGCAATAAGATAGAGGTGAAAACCCTGCCCTCAGGCACCAAGTTTGTAACATTGGATGAAGTAGAACGCGAATTGCACCCAGAAGACCTGATGATCTGTGATGCAGAAAAGCCGATGTGCATCGCGGGGGTCTTTGGGGGCATACATTCTGGCGTTACCAATGACACCACGGCCATTTTCTTGGAAAGTGCCTATTTTGATCCTGTGTCGATTCGAAAAACGGCCAAACGACATGGTCTGAGTACCGATGCATCCTTTCGGTTTGAAAGGGGCATCGATATAAATCTTACCGAATATGCACTTAAAAGGGCCGCATTGCTCATTAAAGAAATTGCCGGGGGCGAAATCAGTTCAGACCTTATTGACCTTTATCCCAAGAAGACCGAGGACAACCAGGTATTTTTAAGATTCGAGAAAATCGACAACCTCATTGGTGAAGAAATTCCCAGAGACACCATTAAATCAATTTTGGCCTCATTGGAAATAAAGGTCAACAATGTTACTGAATCAGGTCTTGGCCTTACCATACCGTCTTACCGAACCGATGTCGAGCGTGAAGTTGATGTAATCGAGGAAATTTTAAGGGTTTATGGATATAACAACATCGGTATAAAAGAAAAACTCACCTCTTCGATCATCAAAAGTTCAAAATATGACAACCACCGTTTGCAGAAGATCATCGGTGATGTTTTGACCAATATGGGGTTCTATGAGATCATGACCAATAGCCTCGTGGCTGCTGGGACCGTGGATTACATACAAGCCGGCCAGCCGGTTGAAATGCTCAATCCCCTGAGTGCCGACCTGTCGGTATTACGGCCCACCATGATCTATTCGGGCCTACAGGCCATCGAATACAACAGCAACCGCCAACAACACAATCTACGATTTTTCGAATTCGGAAAAACCTATCACAAAACTGCGAAAGGCCAAACAGAACAACAACATTTGGCCCTTTATTTGACAGGCAACCGGTATGGAAGTACGTGGACACAAACAGAGGCTAAAAGCGATTTCTTTTTCTTGAAGGGAATCGTGGAGGCCATTCTCGAACGATTGGGATTTCAGCAGTTGCAGGCAGTGCCCCCTACCACAGAAAACCTTTCTGAGGGCCTTACCTTTAAAGCCGACAATGTTGCATTGGTAACCTTTGGCACGCTCAAAGACGCAATACTGGAGCACTTTGATTTAAAGCAAGAGGTGTTGTTTGCCGATTTTGATTGGGACACTATCTTACAAAAACTGCCGAAAAAGCAGATCACGTTTAAGGGCATCCCCAAATTTCCTGCCGTGAAAAGGGATATGGCCTTGTTGCTGGACGAAGGTATTGCATTTGATAAAATTTATCAGTTGGCCCTTAAGACAGAAAAAAAGTTGCTTAAGGAAGTAGCGCTTTTTGATGTGTACAAAGGAAAAAATATTCCAGCTGGCAAAAAATCGTATGCCGTTAGCTTCACCCTTTTGGATGAGAAAAAGACCCTGACCGATAAACATATCGACAAAATCATGGGAAATCTGCAAGAGGTGTTCAAAAAGGAACTGGGGGCCGAGATACGTTAG